The following are from one region of the Osmia bicornis bicornis chromosome 8, iOsmBic2.1, whole genome shotgun sequence genome:
- the LOC123988045 gene encoding uncharacterized protein LOC123988045 isoform X2, which translates to MYRMQIVHLFWGLCYVLFTCRVNAVEYNVTLSHDGPVVLGGTITFRADLFENGERPSGTFKYKWRDNALTPHEYETEETSNTTTYWSLNISPDNYTIGIYEVEVIVNGKPYIFLWSRLTSVRTTFYVTEFLNGDIEIIQSNQTLTDPYVSSLSETNMTINIRKGDLDYLNKATSVFIYWFIDCKYYGQTSDLYFLYNFTNPDTSHIVEALVVASYESLTTTTLPPTTVPVTTTISLNITVPNTTVSSITTTELATTVVSNSYATLDATTSIPLIDTLNSSMSSVNNISLPYICSNSSIIPPDPNKTYGHFIKKIDIRAPIMNISVEGTNWIQPWDMLSLNVTCKGSGPFYKCLYFHRGKYNVTGNETCDNGVPIHPCNFSIIHYFLEPSVYTILIILHNDVSKQIYPLTINIYKVTTKPQLSVIVVPVSCSLAAVVLIIFGIAYYIQSRARFTVEVADFDFGQNNPELEYKTFRERLRDSFNNAITPGSKRISVCQPYYGSMNH; encoded by the exons ATGTACAGAATGCAGATAGTGCATTTATTTTGGGGTCTTTGTTATGTTTTATTTACTTGCCGAG TTAATGCTGTTGAATATAATGTCACATTATCCCATGATGGCCCTGTAGTATTAGGTGGAACCATCACGTTCAGAGctgatttgtttgaaaatgGTGAAAGACCATcaggaacttttaaatataagTGGAGAGATAATGCATTAACTCCACATGAATATGAG aCAGAGGAAACATCGAATACAACCACATATTGGAGTTTAAATATTTCACCTGATAATTATACTATTGGAATATATGAAGTTGAAGTAATTGTTAATGGTAAAccttatatatttttatggtCAAGGCTGACCAGTGTTCGCACAACATTTTATGTAACTG AATTTCTTAATggtgatattgaaattatacaaTCTAATCAAACATTAACGGATCCTTatgtttcttctttatctGAAACAAATATGACTATAAATATACGTAAAGGAGATCTGGATTACTTGAATAAAGCCACATCAGTATTCATTTATTGGTTTATAGACTGCAAATATTATGGTCAAACAAGTGATTtgtattttctttataattttacaaatccTGATACATCACATATTGTGGAAGCTTTAGTAGTTGCATCATATGAATCTTTAACAACAACTACTTTACCTCCGACAACTGTTCCAGTTACAACAACTATTTCACTTAATATAACTGTGCCAAATACTACAGTGTCAAGTATTACTACCACAGAGTTAGCAACTACTGTTGTATCTAATAGTTATGCAACTTTAGATGCAACAACATCAATACCTCTCATTGACACATTGAATAGTAGCATGTCTAgtgtaaataatatttctttacctTATATCTGTTCAAATTCTTCAATAATTCCTCCAGACCCTAATAAGACATATggacattttattaaaaaaattgatattcgTG CACCAATAATGAATATATCAGTGGAGGGTACAAATTGGATTCAGCCATGGGATATGTTATCTCTTAACGTAACGTGCAAAGGTTCAGGACCTTTCTACAAGTGCCTTTATTTTCATAGAGGAAAGTACAATGTTACTGGAAATGAAACGTGTGACAATGGAGTTCCCATTCATCCTTGCAATTTTTCCatcattcattatttcttGGAACCTAGCGTATATAccatattaattatattacataacgATGTTAGCAAACAAATTTATCCATTGAcaataaacatttataaaG ttaCAACAAAGCCACAATTATCGGTCATCGTTGTGCCTGTTTCTTGTTCGCTTGCCGCTGTAGTACTCATTATTTTTGGTATTGCATATTATATACAAAGCAGAGCAAGATTTACAGTAGAAGTTGCAGACTTTGACTTTGGCCAAAATAACCCAGAACTAGAATATAAAACATTTAGAGAACGATTACGGGATTCATTCAATAATGCTATTACACCAGGAAGCAAACGGATAAGTGTATGCCAGCCCTATTATGGCAGCATGAATCACTAA
- the LOC114875184 gene encoding malonyl-CoA decarboxylase, mitochondrial-like, whose product MFTKLHSNILFIYSNKLTSICSVKQKGLKFPFSQNLRQLSTPNKNEIYLEKQIKDVFKFKNTNVSNWIIENKAHTLCLGYHESKPQDKQHILRLLATEYAIQHNTVCSVAEKLISTECDNERRMISYEQNLKNVLTPDYQWLFVIIGRLENGVKFLVDLRTDILELLSETKETDDSIAIQQLNITLRNLLLLWFSVGFLHLERVTWQSACDILQKISDYEAIHPVRNWLDLKQRVGPYRRCYIFTHPSMPREPLVVLHTALCDVIPNSVKGIEEAKVRILGDFKQEITFLEEDKSKIKAAIFYSITSTQKGLQGIELGNYLIKEVAKEVIYEFPMIDELSTLSPIPNFRSWVLEKIKQDINYIFTNEEYESIKEILNESDVILGLKKIFNNSLWTNDTTICEVLKKPLIRACAWYLYKEKRRNYALNSVANFHLRNGAFMWRINWLADPSPRGVANSCGIMVNYRYYLDKCEKNSQNYIENYFVNASEDIINLAMQQEKLRNTIEKRIC is encoded by the exons ATGTTCACAAAACTTCAttcaaacattttatttatttatagtaATAAACTTACGTCAATATGTAGTGTGAAACAAAAAggtttaaaatttccttttagTCAAAATTTACGTCAATTATCTACACctaacaaaaatgaaatataccttgaaaaacaaataaaagacgttttcaaatttaaaaacactAATGTTAGTAATTGGATTATCGAG aataaaGCTCACACATTATGCCTTGGATATCATGAGAGTAAACCACAAGATAAACAACATATTTTACGTTTATTAGCAACCGAATATGCCATACAACATAATACTGTATGCAGTGTAgcagaaaaattaatttctacagag tGTGACAATGAAAGACGAATGATTTCTTATgaacaaaatttaaagaatgttCTTACACCAGATTATCAATGGTTATTTGTCATTATTGGAAGACTTGAAAATGGTGTGAAATTCCTTGTTGATTTAAGAACAGATATCTTA GAGTTACTGTCAGAAACTAAAGAAACAGATGATAGTATTGCAATACAACAATTAAATATTACTTTACGGAATTTATTATTGCTTTGGTTTTCAGTAGGATTTCTACATTTAGAAAGAGTAACTTGGCAAAGTGCATGTGATATATTACAAAAG ATTTCAGATTATGAAGCAATACATCCTGTAAGAAATTGGTTAGACTTAAAACAAAGAGTTGGACCATATAGAAGATGTTATATTTTCACTCATCCATCTATGCCAAGAGAACCTCTTGTGGTATTGCACACAGCATTATGTGATGTTATACCAA ATAGTGTGAAAGGTATTGAAGAAGCAAAAGTCAGAATTCTTGGTGATTTTAAACAAGAAATAACATTTCTAGAGGAagataaaagtaaaataaaagcTGCAATATTTTATTCCATAACTTCTACACAAAAAGGATTACaa gGTATTGAACTAGGCAACTATCTAATAAAAGAAGTAGCAAAAGAAGTGATATATGAATTTCCTATGATAGACGAACTGTCTACTTTGTCACCAATACCAAATTTTAGAAGTTGGGttcttgaaaaaataaaacaag AcatcaattatatttttaccaaTGAAGAATATGAGtctataaaagaaattttaaatgaatcaGATGTTATATTGGgcttaaaaaaaattttcaataattcgtTGTGGACCAATGATACAACAATATGTGAAGTTTTAAAAAAGCCATTAATTCGAGCATGTGCGTGGTATTTGTACAAAGAAAAAAGACGAAATTATGCTTTAAACAGTGTTG CAAATTTTCATCTTCGTAATGGAGCTTTTATGTGGAGGATAAACTGGTTAGCTGATCCTTCACCGCGTGGTGTTGCAAATAGTTGTGGCATTATGGTAAACTATAG GTACTATTTAGATAAATGTGAAAAGAACAGTCAAAATTATATTGAGAACTATTTCGTAAACGCTTCCGAAGATATAATTAATCTTGCCATGCAACAAGAAAAATTACGAAATACGATAGAGAAAAGAATATGCtaa
- the LOC123988045 gene encoding uncharacterized protein LOC123988045 isoform X1 has translation MYRMQIVHLFWGLCYVLFTCRVNAVEYNVTLSHDGPVVLGGTITFRADLFENGERPSGTFKYKWRDNALTPHEYETEETSNTTTYWSLNISPDNYTIGIYEVEVIVNGKPYIFLWSRLTSVRTTFYVTEFLNGDIEIIQSNQTLTDPYVSSLSETNMTINIRKGDLDYLNKATSVFIYWFIDCKYYGQTSDLYFLYNFTNPDTSHIVEALVVASYESLTTTTLPPTTVPVTTTISLNITVPNTTVSSITTTELATTVVSNSYATLDATTSIPLIDTLNSSMSSVNNISLPYICSNSSIIPPDPNKTYGHFIKKIDIRAPIMNISVEGTNWIQPWDMLSLNVTCKGSGPFYKCLYFHRGKYNVTGNETCDNGVPIHPCNFSIIHYFLEPSVYTILIILHNDVSKQIYPLTINIYKVTTKPQLSVIVVPVSCSLAAVVLIIFGIAYYIQSRARFTVEVADFDFGQNNPELEYKTFRERLRDSFNNAITPGSKRISGYKPLNNSQTLQ, from the exons ATGTACAGAATGCAGATAGTGCATTTATTTTGGGGTCTTTGTTATGTTTTATTTACTTGCCGAG TTAATGCTGTTGAATATAATGTCACATTATCCCATGATGGCCCTGTAGTATTAGGTGGAACCATCACGTTCAGAGctgatttgtttgaaaatgGTGAAAGACCATcaggaacttttaaatataagTGGAGAGATAATGCATTAACTCCACATGAATATGAG aCAGAGGAAACATCGAATACAACCACATATTGGAGTTTAAATATTTCACCTGATAATTATACTATTGGAATATATGAAGTTGAAGTAATTGTTAATGGTAAAccttatatatttttatggtCAAGGCTGACCAGTGTTCGCACAACATTTTATGTAACTG AATTTCTTAATggtgatattgaaattatacaaTCTAATCAAACATTAACGGATCCTTatgtttcttctttatctGAAACAAATATGACTATAAATATACGTAAAGGAGATCTGGATTACTTGAATAAAGCCACATCAGTATTCATTTATTGGTTTATAGACTGCAAATATTATGGTCAAACAAGTGATTtgtattttctttataattttacaaatccTGATACATCACATATTGTGGAAGCTTTAGTAGTTGCATCATATGAATCTTTAACAACAACTACTTTACCTCCGACAACTGTTCCAGTTACAACAACTATTTCACTTAATATAACTGTGCCAAATACTACAGTGTCAAGTATTACTACCACAGAGTTAGCAACTACTGTTGTATCTAATAGTTATGCAACTTTAGATGCAACAACATCAATACCTCTCATTGACACATTGAATAGTAGCATGTCTAgtgtaaataatatttctttacctTATATCTGTTCAAATTCTTCAATAATTCCTCCAGACCCTAATAAGACATATggacattttattaaaaaaattgatattcgTG CACCAATAATGAATATATCAGTGGAGGGTACAAATTGGATTCAGCCATGGGATATGTTATCTCTTAACGTAACGTGCAAAGGTTCAGGACCTTTCTACAAGTGCCTTTATTTTCATAGAGGAAAGTACAATGTTACTGGAAATGAAACGTGTGACAATGGAGTTCCCATTCATCCTTGCAATTTTTCCatcattcattatttcttGGAACCTAGCGTATATAccatattaattatattacataacgATGTTAGCAAACAAATTTATCCATTGAcaataaacatttataaaG ttaCAACAAAGCCACAATTATCGGTCATCGTTGTGCCTGTTTCTTGTTCGCTTGCCGCTGTAGTACTCATTATTTTTGGTATTGCATATTATATACAAAGCAGAGCAAGATTTACAGTAGAAGTTGCAGACTTTGACTTTGGCCAAAATAACCCAGAACTAGAATATAAAACATTTAGAGAACGATTACGGGATTCATTCAATAATGCTATTACACCAGGAAGCAAACGGATAAGT GGTTATAAGCCTCTTAATAATTCTCAAACTCTTCAATGA